From Streptomyces sp. NBC_00237, a single genomic window includes:
- the metK gene encoding methionine adenosyltransferase, producing the protein MSRRLFTSESVTEGHPDKIADQISDTILDALLREDPTSRVAVETLITTGLVHVAGEVTTKAYAPIAQLVREKILDIGYDSSKKGFDGASCGVSVSIGAQSPDIAQGVDTAYEKRVEGDEDELDKQGAGDQGLMFGYACDETPELMPLPIHVAHRLSRRLSEVRKNGTIPYLRPDGKTQVTIEYDGDKAVRLDTVVVSSQHASDIDLDSLLAPDIREFVVEHVLKQLVEDGIKLDTEGYRLLVNPTGRFEIGGPMGDAGLTGRKIIIDTYGGMARHGGGAFSGKDPSKVDRSAAYAMRWVAKNVVAAGLAARCEVQVAYAIGKAEPVGLFVETFGTATIDTDRIEHAIAEVFDLRPAAIIRDLDLLRPIYAQTAAYGHFGRELPDFTWERTDRVDALKRAAGL; encoded by the coding sequence GTGTCCCGTCGTCTCTTCACCTCGGAGTCTGTGACCGAGGGCCACCCCGACAAGATCGCTGACCAGATCAGCGACACGATCCTCGACGCGCTCCTGCGGGAGGACCCGACCTCCCGGGTCGCCGTGGAGACCCTGATCACGACGGGCCTCGTGCACGTCGCCGGTGAGGTCACCACGAAGGCGTACGCACCGATCGCGCAGCTCGTGCGCGAGAAGATCCTCGACATCGGCTACGACTCGTCCAAGAAGGGCTTCGACGGCGCTTCGTGCGGCGTGTCGGTGTCCATCGGTGCGCAGTCCCCGGACATCGCGCAGGGCGTCGACACCGCCTACGAGAAGCGTGTCGAGGGCGACGAGGACGAGCTCGACAAGCAGGGCGCGGGCGACCAGGGCCTGATGTTCGGTTACGCGTGCGACGAGACCCCGGAGCTGATGCCGCTCCCGATCCACGTCGCGCACCGTCTGTCGCGCCGCCTGTCCGAGGTCCGCAAGAACGGGACGATCCCGTACCTGCGTCCCGACGGCAAGACCCAGGTCACCATCGAGTACGACGGCGACAAGGCCGTCCGCCTCGACACGGTCGTCGTGTCCTCGCAGCACGCCTCCGACATCGACCTGGACTCGCTCCTGGCCCCCGACATCCGCGAGTTCGTGGTCGAGCACGTCCTCAAGCAGCTCGTCGAGGACGGCATCAAGCTCGACACCGAGGGCTACCGCCTCCTGGTGAACCCGACCGGCCGCTTCGAGATCGGCGGCCCGATGGGCGACGCCGGTCTCACCGGCCGCAAGATCATCATCGACACGTACGGCGGCATGGCCCGGCACGGCGGCGGCGCCTTCTCCGGCAAGGACCCGTCCAAGGTCGACCGCTCCGCCGCGTACGCGATGCGCTGGGTCGCCAAGAACGTGGTCGCCGCCGGTCTCGCGGCCCGCTGCGAGGTCCAGGTCGCGTACGCGATCGGCAAGGCCGAGCCGGTCGGTCTCTTCGTCGAGACCTTCGGCACCGCCACCATCGACACCGACCGCATCGAGCACGCCATCGCCGAGGTCTTCGACCTCCGCCCGGCCGCGATCATCCGCGACCTCGACCTGCTGCGCCCGATCTACGCGCAGACGGCCGCGTACGGCCACTTCGGCCGCGAGCTGCCCGACTTCACGTGGGAGCGCACCGACCGCGTGGACGCACTGAAGAGGGCCGCGGGCCTGTAA
- a CDS encoding primosomal protein N', producing MSSDDEQQQGPVEGPPEQLALMREFLRHEKQVPKAKPRTWRGAPLAEELPVARVMVNKGVLHLDRYFDYAVTEELDAEAQPGVRVRVRFGAGAHRVRDGRREGGGLIDGFIVERVAESDYNGPLAALAQVVSPEPVLSAELLGLARAVADRYAGSLADVLQLAVPPRNARAEKKEFPAALPAPGVPDAESWGRYEQGAAFLEALAGGGAPRAVWTALPGPLWAEEIARAVAATLASGRGVVVVVPDGRSVERVDAALVGVLGEGRHAVLTADAGPEKRYREWLAVRRGAVRAVVGTRSAMFAPVRDLGLVVVWDDGDPNLSELHAPLPHAREVLELRATLDKCAFLLGSTSCTVEAAQLVATGWARPLAASREQVRRAAPLVRTVGDQELARDEAARAARLPSLAWQTVREGLKTGPVLVQVPRRGYVPRLACERCRTPARCRHCAGPLEAPDARDLQCGWCGRTEGEWRCAECGFTRLRAQIVGARRTAEELGRAFPAVPVRTSGRDHVLDVVPGTPALVVSTPGAEPVAEGGYAAALLLDGWAMLGRPDLRAGEDALRRWIAAASLVRGQEAGGTVVVVAEPTLRPVQALVRWDPVGNAQRELAERAELGFPPVSRMAAVSGKGEDVEEFLRVAELPVEAEVLGPIPLPVTEAGRPRRAQDPPVGERWERALVRVPPGRGAALAGALKVAQAARMARGGGGEVVRIRVDPPDIG from the coding sequence GTGAGCAGTGACGACGAGCAGCAGCAGGGTCCGGTAGAGGGGCCGCCCGAGCAGCTAGCGCTGATGCGGGAGTTCCTTCGGCACGAGAAGCAGGTGCCGAAGGCGAAGCCGCGTACGTGGCGGGGGGCGCCGCTGGCCGAGGAGCTGCCCGTCGCGCGGGTCATGGTGAACAAGGGCGTGCTGCATCTCGACCGGTATTTCGACTATGCCGTGACCGAGGAACTGGATGCCGAGGCGCAGCCGGGGGTGCGGGTGCGGGTGCGGTTCGGGGCCGGGGCGCATCGGGTGCGGGACGGGAGGCGCGAAGGGGGTGGGCTCATCGACGGGTTCATCGTCGAGCGGGTCGCGGAGTCGGACTACAACGGGCCGTTGGCCGCGTTGGCGCAGGTGGTGTCGCCGGAGCCGGTGCTGAGCGCCGAGTTGCTGGGGCTGGCGCGGGCGGTCGCCGATCGGTACGCGGGGAGCCTGGCGGACGTGCTCCAGCTGGCGGTCCCGCCGAGGAACGCGCGGGCGGAGAAGAAGGAGTTTCCGGCTGCGTTGCCTGCCCCCGGGGTGCCTGATGCGGAGAGTTGGGGGCGGTACGAGCAGGGGGCGGCCTTCCTGGAGGCGTTGGCCGGGGGCGGGGCGCCTCGGGCCGTGTGGACCGCTTTGCCGGGGCCGTTGTGGGCGGAGGAGATCGCGCGGGCGGTCGCGGCGACGCTGGCTTCGGGGCGGGGGGTTGTCGTGGTGGTGCCCGACGGGCGGAGCGTGGAGCGGGTGGATGCCGCGTTGGTGGGGGTGCTGGGGGAGGGGCGGCATGCGGTCCTGACGGCGGACGCCGGGCCCGAGAAGCGGTATCGGGAGTGGCTGGCCGTACGGAGGGGCGCGGTGCGGGCGGTGGTGGGGACGAGGTCGGCGATGTTCGCGCCGGTCCGGGATTTGGGGCTGGTGGTGGTGTGGGACGACGGGGATCCGAATCTGAGCGAGCTGCACGCTCCGTTGCCGCATGCGCGGGAAGTGCTGGAGTTGCGCGCGACGTTGGACAAGTGCGCCTTCTTGCTGGGGAGTACGAGTTGCACGGTGGAAGCCGCGCAGCTGGTGGCGACCGGGTGGGCGCGGCCTCTGGCGGCTTCGCGGGAGCAGGTGCGGCGGGCGGCTCCGCTCGTACGGACCGTGGGCGACCAGGAGTTGGCGCGGGACGAGGCGGCGCGGGCCGCGCGGTTGCCGAGCCTGGCGTGGCAGACCGTACGGGAGGGACTGAAGACCGGACCCGTGCTGGTGCAGGTGCCGCGCCGCGGGTATGTCCCGAGGCTGGCGTGCGAGCGGTGCCGGACGCCGGCGCGGTGTCGGCACTGTGCCGGGCCGCTGGAGGCCCCGGACGCGCGGGACTTGCAGTGCGGGTGGTGCGGGCGGACCGAGGGGGAGTGGCGGTGTGCCGAGTGCGGGTTCACCAGGCTGCGGGCGCAGATCGTCGGGGCGCGGCGGACCGCGGAGGAGTTGGGGCGGGCGTTTCCGGCGGTGCCGGTGCGGACGTCCGGGCGGGACCACGTGCTGGACGTGGTGCCGGGGACACCCGCGCTGGTGGTGAGCACGCCAGGGGCTGAGCCGGTGGCCGAGGGCGGATATGCGGCGGCGTTGTTGCTGGATGGCTGGGCCATGCTCGGGCGGCCCGACCTGCGGGCTGGGGAGGACGCGCTGCGGCGGTGGATCGCGGCGGCTTCGCTGGTACGGGGGCAGGAGGCGGGGGGGACCGTGGTGGTGGTCGCGGAGCCCACGCTGCGGCCCGTGCAGGCGTTGGTGCGGTGGGATCCGGTGGGGAACGCCCAGCGGGAGCTGGCGGAGCGGGCGGAGCTGGGGTTTCCGCCGGTGTCGCGGATGGCGGCGGTGAGTGGGAAGGGGGAGGACGTGGAGGAGTTCCTGCGGGTCGCGGAACTGCCCGTGGAGGCGGAGGTGTTGGGGCCGATCCCGCTGCCGGTGACGGAGGCGGGGAGGCCGAGGCGGGCGCAGGACCCGCCGGTCGGGGAGCGGTGGGAGAGGGCGTTGGTGCGGGTGCCGCCGGGGCGGGGGGCGGCGTTGGCGGGGGCGTTGAAGGTGGCGCAGGCGGCGAGGATGGCGAGGGGGGGTGGGGGGGAGGTTGTGCGGATTCGGGTTGATCCGCCGGATATTGGGTGA